GTTAATCGGCGGAAGGCCTGGAGGATTTAACGGCCCCCTCCCTTGATGATCTTCCACGCGATCTTGTCTTTGAATGGCATCCACCTAAACAAGGCAAGGGCGGGTGTTAACTCCTTATCCATGGCCTTCCTTGCTTCCTTCCGGTATATCTTGACGCGCTTGTTGTTCATCTTCCCCATCGTTCCTTCCCATGTATCTCCTCATGGCATGGCTGGCATAGGCTCATGAGGTTAGACATGACAAGTCTTAGCTCAGGCTGCTTCTCTATGGGCTCTATGTGATGCACCAGGACAGCAGCCACATCCTGCCCTTTCTTTACATGCTGTTCACATAGTGGATCTAGCATCAGCTTCAAAGCCCTTACCCTCTGCCACTTGGCATCATACCCGCGCTCTCCACTATTACCACGCTCTGCATCGTAGCGTTCCCGTTCCTTGCGCCTGTGCTGCTCACATCGCCCGCCATCCGTAAGGGCAGGGCAACCAGGATATGAGCATGGCTTCTTTGGTTTCGTTGGCATCTCAATTCATCTTCACCACGTTCGGCCTTGCCATGATGATCTTGGCTGTTTCGCCCGCCGCCTTCTTGCGCAATTCTTCCAATGCCTCGGCTGCGAAGAACTCTATCCCACAGCCTGTACACGCGATCTTTGGCAGGCTCGTTGCCATC
This Syntrophorhabdaceae bacterium DNA region includes the following protein-coding sequences:
- a CDS encoding HNH endonuclease signature motif containing protein, whose translation is MPTKPKKPCSYPGCPALTDGGRCEQHRRKERERYDAERGNSGERGYDAKWQRVRALKLMLDPLCEQHVKKGQDVAAVLVHHIEPIEKQPELRLVMSNLMSLCQPCHEEIHGKERWGR